A single region of the Stigmatopora argus isolate UIUO_Sarg chromosome 6, RoL_Sarg_1.0, whole genome shotgun sequence genome encodes:
- the snrpe gene encoding small nuclear ribonucleoprotein E, which produces MAYRGQGQKIQKVMVQPINLIFRYLQNRSRIQVWLYEQVNIRIEGCIIGFDEYMNLVLEDSEEVHMKTRNRKPLGRIMLKGDNITLLQSVSK; this is translated from the exons ATGGCATATCGCGGGCAAGGACAGAAGATTCAAAAGGTTATGGTGCAGCCCATT AATCTAATCTTTAGGTATCTCCAAAAT CGGTCAAGGATCCAAGTGTGGTTGTATGAGCAGGTCAACATCAGAATAGAAGGCTGTATCATT GGTTTTGATGAATACATGAACTTGGTTCTTGAGGATTCCGAAGAAGTCCACATGAAGACAAGGAATAGGAAACCACTGG GAAGGATCATGTTGAAAGGTGACAACATCACCTTGCTGCAGAGTGTGTCCAAGTGA
- the wnt4 gene encoding protein Wnt-4a, with the protein MTEECVLRCVLMLCCVLLSANASNWLYLAKLSSVGSIRDEETCERLRGLIQRQVQICKRSVEVMDAVRRGAQLAIDECQFQFRNRRWNCSTLESMPVFGKVVTQGTREAAFVYAISAASVAFAVTRACSSGELEKCGCDHNVHGVSPEGFQWSGCSDNIAYGVAFSQSFVDVRERSKGQASSRALMNLHNNEAGRKAILAHMRVECKCHGVSGSCEVKTCWKAMPPFRKVGNIIKERFDGATEVEQRKMGSAKVLVPRNSQFKPHTDEDLVYLEPSPDFCDHDPRTPGMLGTVGRECNRTSKAIDGCELMCCGRGFQTQEVEVVDRCSCKFHWCCYVKCKQCRKMVAMHTCR; encoded by the exons GTACCTGGCTAAGCTATCGTCAGTCGGAAGCATCCGGGATGAAGAGACGTGTGAGAGGTTACGAGGACTCATTCAGAGACAG GTTCAGATCTGTAAGCGCAGTGTGGAGGTGATGGATGCAGTACGCCGAGGTGCTCAGCTAGCGATAGATGAGTGCCAGTTCCAGTTCCGTAACCGTCGGTGGAATTGCTCTACTCTAGAGAGCATGCCCGTGTTTGGAAAAGTCGTCACTCAGG ggACCCGTGAGGCTGCTTTTGTGTATGCCATCTCAGCAGCCAGTGTGGCGTTTGCGGTCACAAGGGCCTGCAGCAGCGGAGAGCTCGAAAAATGTGGCTGTGACCACAATGTACATGGAGTCAGTCCAGAGG GATTCCAGTGGTCGGGCTGCAGTGACAATATTGCTTACGGGGTGGCTTTTTCACAGTCCTTTGTGGATGTGAGGGAGAGGAGTAAGGGCCAGGCCTCCAGTCGGGCCCTCATGAATCTCCATAACAATGAGGCCGGCAGGAAG GCCATCCTGGCTCACATGCGTGTTGAGTGCAAATGCCACGGCGTGTCAGGCTCATGTGAGGTGAAAACCTGCTGGAAAGCCATGCCGCCCTTTCGCAAGGTGGGCAACATCATCAAGGAGAGGTTTGACGGCGCCACCGAGGTGGAGCAGCGCAAAATGGGCTCAGCCAAAGTCCTGGTGCCTCGCAACTCCCAGTTCAAACCTCATACTGATGAGGATCTGGTCTACTTGGAACCAAGTCCGGACTTCTGCGACCACGACCCCCGCACCCCGGGTATGCTGGGCACGGTGGGCCGCGAGTGTAACCGAACCTCAAAGGCCATTGACGGCTGTGAGCTGATGTGTTGCGGCCGTGGTTTTCAGACGCAGGAAGTTGAGGTCGTGGACAGGTGCAGCTGCAAGTTTCACTGGTGCTGTTACGTCAAGTGCAAGCAGTGCCGCAAAATGGTCGCGATGCACACTTGCCGATGA
- the cdc42 gene encoding cell division control protein 42 homolog isoform X1 has protein sequence MQTIKCVVVGDGAVGKTCLLISYTTNKFPSEYVPTVFDNYAVTVMIGGEPYTLGLFDTAGQEDYDRLRPLSYPQTDVFLVCFSVVSPSSFENVKEKWVPEITHHCPKTPFLLVGTQIDLRDDPSTIEKLAKNKQKPITPETAEKLARDLKAVKYVECSALTQKGLKNVFDEAILAALEPPEPKKKRKCVLL, from the exons ATGCAGACCAtcaagtgtgttgttgttggtgaTGGGGCTGTGGGTAAAACCTGCCTGCTCATCTCATACACCACAAACAAATTTCCCTCCGAATATGTACCCACA GTGTTTGATAATTATGCCGTAACTGTAATGATTGGAGGCGAGCCCTACACACTGGGTTTGTTTGATACCGCAG GTCAGGAAGACTACGATAGGTTAAGACCTCTGAGTTATCCCCAGACAGATGTCTTCCTTGTGTGTTTCTCCGTTGTGTCTCCCTcatcatttgaaaatgtaaaagaaaag TGGGTACCAGAGATCACCCACCATTGTCCCAAGACCCCTTTTCTGCTGGTTGGCACTCAGATTGATTTACGAGATGACCCCTCAACTATAGAGAAGCTGGCGAAGAACAAGCAAAAACCTATTACTCCAGAGACAGCAGAGAAGCTTGCACGAGACCTCAAAGCTGTGAAATATGTGGAATGCTCAGCCCTCACTCAG aaaggCCTAAAGAATGTGTTTGATGAGGCGATATTGGCTGCACTGGAGCCCCCTGAGCCCAAGAAGAAGCGCAAATGTGTGCTGCTATGA
- the cdc42 gene encoding cell division control protein 42 homolog isoform X2 — protein sequence MQTIKCVVVGDGAVGKTCLLISYTTNKFPSEYVPTVFDNYAVTVMIGGEPYTLGLFDTAGQEDYDRLRPLSYPQTDVFLVCFSVVSPSSFENVKEKWVPEITHHCPKTPFLLVGTQIDLRDDPSTIEKLAKNKQKPITPETAEKLARDLKAVKYVECSALTQRGLKNVFDEAILAALEPPELQRQRKCCIF from the exons ATGCAGACCAtcaagtgtgttgttgttggtgaTGGGGCTGTGGGTAAAACCTGCCTGCTCATCTCATACACCACAAACAAATTTCCCTCCGAATATGTACCCACA GTGTTTGATAATTATGCCGTAACTGTAATGATTGGAGGCGAGCCCTACACACTGGGTTTGTTTGATACCGCAG GTCAGGAAGACTACGATAGGTTAAGACCTCTGAGTTATCCCCAGACAGATGTCTTCCTTGTGTGTTTCTCCGTTGTGTCTCCCTcatcatttgaaaatgtaaaagaaaag TGGGTACCAGAGATCACCCACCATTGTCCCAAGACCCCTTTTCTGCTGGTTGGCACTCAGATTGATTTACGAGATGACCCCTCAACTATAGAGAAGCTGGCGAAGAACAAGCAAAAACCTATTACTCCAGAGACAGCAGAGAAGCTTGCACGAGACCTCAAAGCTGTGAAATATGTGGAATGCTCAGCCCTCACTCAG CGAGGGCTGAAGAATGTGTTTGATGAAGCTATCCTAGCTGCCCTAGAACCACCTGAGTTGCAGAGACAGAGGAAATgctgcattttttaa